The sequence CTGTGGGGGACGTTTTAGTTCTCTTCCAATATTTCAGTGTGTTTTATGATGATATATTAAGGTGCATACAATTAAAGATCCGAGTAATACATAAACAAGGAATATTAGATTTATGTGGAAGAGGGAATGAAAGAgtaattctgtgtgtgtgtgtgtgtgtgtcagcgtcGGGCTGCAGTCGGACTCATTCTGCCGTGACTCTGGGCGACTGGACTGATCCATTAGATCCTGATGCTGAAACACAGATCATATACAAAGAACTGCTGCAGGGACGAGACAAACTCaggtgtgtgtgagtctgtgtgtgtgtgtgtgtgtgtgtgagagtgtgtgtgtgtgtgtgtatgtgtgaatgtgtgtgagagtgtgtgagtgtgtgtatgtgtgtgtgtttgtgtgtgtgaatgtgtgtgtgtgtgtgtctgtgtgcatgtttgtgttgtgagtgtgtgtgtctgtgttgtgtgtgtgtgagtgtgtgtgttgtgagtatgtgtgtgtctgtgtttgtgtgtctgttgtcagtgtgtgtgtgtgtgtgtttgtgtgtgtgaatgtgtgtgtctgtttgtgtgtgtgttgtgagtgtgtctgttgtgagtgtgtgtgtctgtttgtgtgttctggtaatcatcactttgtggggacaagAATCTGTTTACACAGTCACGTAATGGGGACCTCTTGCGTTGTGGGGACCAAAAATCAGGTCCCCATAAGGGTAACGCATTTAATTGAATAGAGGAACTATTCTGAAGGTTCTGGGCGGAGTTTTAGCATTGGCCCATAACACATGATCATCAGGTAGTATGCGTGTGTGTAGCGCGAGCTCTGCTGCGCCCCAAACATTTTTGGCTGGTAATGCACTCACTtctccacacacacattttccaaTTATGGTTGGGTACCGCCACGTCCGGGTCCTCGTTAGGAAGGAGTTCGACAGCAACTTGAAAATACAAGTATTAAATTGATAACGTTACTTCACACGGAGGACAAAGAAGAAGATTATTTACTGGAGATGCCAACTAAGGATCTGAACTTCTACAGAGGATAAAAGTGAAGCTCAAGGTAAGCACATATATTAAACCAATTAAGTTAGGTTAATTAGATTAGGCAGCGGGCTCAGCTAGTTAATGTTAGTGCTAATTGTTGAGGCTAACGTTAAGTGTGGCCTGACATTTTCTCTGTTTTTCAAATAAGCGTATCACATAATCATACAATTTAATGTTAAGGACTTAATTTTAACTGAAAAGTGTCGTCTAGTCTGACTGAGTGCTAATGGAGGGATTCGGTTATTAAGTTTGTTTCTGTCTAGTTTGCGTTAGTGCTGGACGGtggattattttatcatttaaattaaatatattttatatatatatatatatatatatatatatatatatatatatatacacacacacgttagcACTTATGTTTGACTGATCagtaattgttttacatttaaatgaactcaTAGGCAACATATACAAGCCACAGATCTTTACTAAAGTGCTTCACAGAGAAATTAAGTAACGTTaggctaaaataaaacaaaaactgaaatggAAAGTAGCTTTAAATGAATAAACTTAGTTTTAATTATGACTGTAGTTAAAATAAACTGGGGTTTGTATGGTGAGCTCGTTCAAAAGAGTAACTTAGTTAGGTTAAGGACCAAATTAATAGTTAAATAACTGCCAGGGCTACCTGGGATTTTATAGATGTTGGTTTTGTGAGAGATTAGAGCCTGAGTGAAAATGGTGAGTTGATGCCCGCAAGGCTAGCATTGTGCCAGTCAATAAAtctgattttattatattgtaGAGTTCAGATTTCTTGTCTTACATTGATACATACAATATCATTGTAATGCAGTAACATTACAATAACATTCTTATCTAGTCTACTTATTGAACATGCTATTTCCgtgtaatttatttcacattattttttcCTCTATCAGTTTGAAATGCCACCACGAATCAGCCCCTGAAGGATGCCAtgcatcatgttgtttcaaagacTGACAAAACATTCAAATTAGATGTGAAGTATATCAATGCAGTGAAAGGTAAGGTCGTGTGATTTTATCATTCAATATTTACCAAGATATGCATGTCCTAACCATAATCTTATGAGCACATTAGTCAGACCCTGGTTGCAGCTTATTTTAAATCAGCTGCCAACTGTTGATGATTTTTTGTGTATTTGGCATCCTTTATCTAtaagattttaataattaaaaaaaaattctgtattttGCAGGACGTGGTCTATTTGCAAAGGGTGCCATTTGCAAAGGTGATTTTGTTGTTGAGTACAGGGAGATATGATAAATGATGCAGAACTGCAGAGGAGAAGAAAGCGTTACCACGCATCCTGTGCTGCATTTATGTTTGATTTCAAGTGACGAGGGAAAACATGGTGGTAAGAAGTCAAGTTATAGCAAAGCTATATTCCTTATGCAAAAAGATAGTAAAAATACACTGATTTGTGGTGGTATATTGTAGTACTTGTAATCATCCTTTTCTCATGGTTTCATATTTAAGTATTGATGCGTCAAGAGAAGATGGATCGTATGGGCGGATCGTTAATGATGACCACAAACATCCAAATTGTAAGATGAAGAAAATTGACGTCAATGGAAAGCCTCACCTTTGTCTGTTTGCCCTGGATGACATTAAAGAAGGAGAAGAAATTGCCTATGATTATGGAGGAGAAAACTACCCATGGAGAACACAAGTATGTTGCAAAGCACACTGTGGACAAAATAGCTCATATTTTTGCAACATGTGTCAAACAAGTTGTTGGTTGAATAGATTATAATTTGATCTATTAGAAATCTATGAATCTAATTTGTCTATTCCAATAAATTATATCCAAATCCCCCACTCccccaaaaaaattatacattaaagAATGAGTTGGTACAGTCTTAGGCCAAATCTTTTTCCCCCAAGTTATGTGTGGCATACAATGACCATGTTGCAACTAATGGGTGAAATATAATCACAAAAAACCCAATGATTAACTATGTAAAATGAATGTTTTACTTTCTCAAACCATGTGGTATCTGTTTCAGATTTCTCTCTTGTGTTTCCATGTTCTAATATCTTGTCATTTTGAATGTTGTCTCTTACAGATGACCAGCTGCTGTTAATACCAGCACAGCGAGTAACTCTGATCCTTCTCTCCAGTCAGAGACTCAGATGGATGATGAATCTGCTCAAATCAACTCTCCTCAACAGGTACGTTCACATTCATCACTAAAGATTTAGGTTTTTGTCATGGTTTAGTGATTTGTAAGCATATTTTGATGCTTATCTGGTGTAAATTAGTACATTAAACCACATTAAaccataaaaaattaaacatgttttacGACATGTGTCCAGTAGATTAGTGGTAGTGGAGTATTTAGGGCCAGTTTTATCCTTCACGAGGATTTTTTTCTGGGTTAATTGTTGCATTAAAATGGACACTCACGACGTCCCCACAACACACTTTCAGTCAGTGTTTGAGTTCAAACCTGTGTTTTGAATTTGATGAAACTGGTCCCCATAAGGAACTATAACGTTGTGTGTGAAAGGTCCCCATGAAGCTGGTTTTAatccagatgtgtgtgtgagccACGACAGAGTTTGACTGGACAGGAATACATGTTTTAGATGTAGTTGATTTGTCTCTCATTCTCAAACCATGTGGTATCTGTTTCAGATTTCTCTCTTGTGTTTCCATGTTCTAATATCTTGTCATTTTGAATGTTGTCTCTTACAGATGACCAGCTGCTGTTAATACCAGCACAGCGAGTAACTCTGATCCTTCTCTCCAGTCAGAGACTCAGATGGATGATGAATCTGCTCAAATCAACTCTCCTCAACAGGTACGTTCACATTCATCACTAAAGATTTAGGTTTTTGTCATGGTTTAGTGATTTGTAAGCATATTTTGATGCGTATCTGGTGTAAATTAGTACATTAAACCACATTAAACcataaaaattaaacatgttttacTGACATGTGTCCAGTAGATTAGTGGTAGTGGAGTATTTAGGGCCAGTTTTATCCTTCACGAGGATTTTTTCTGGGTTAATTGTTGCATTAAAATGGACACTCACGACGTCCCCACAACACACTTTCAGTCAGTTTTTGAGTTCAAACCTGTGTTTTGAATTTGATGAAACTGGTCCCCATAAGGAACTATAACGTTGTGTGTGAAAGGTCCCCATGAAGCTGGTTTTAatccagatgtgtgtgtgagctgcAGCACAGAGTTTGACTGAATTTGATGAAACTGGTCCCCATAAGGAACTATAACGCTGTGTGTGAAAGGTCCCCATGAAGCTGGTTTTAatccagatgtgtgtgtgagctgcACAGAGTTTGACTGGACAGGAATACATGTTTTAGATGTAGTTGATTTGTCTCTCATTCTCAAACCATGTGGTATCTGTTTCAGATTTCTCTCTTGTGTTTCCATGTTCTAATATCTTGTCATTTTGAATGTTGTCTCTTACAGATGACCAGCGCTGCTGTTAATACCAGCACAGCGAGTAACTCTGATCCTTCTCTCCAGTCAGAGACTCAGATGGATGATGAATCTGCTCAAATCAACTCTCCTCAACAGGTACGCTCACATTCATCACTAAAGATTTAGGTTTTTGTCATGGTTTAGTGATTTGTAAGCATATTTTGATGCATGTATCTGGTGTAAATTAGTACATTAAACCACATTAAACcataaaaattaaacatgtttttacGACATGTGTCCAGTAGATTAGTGGTAGTGGAGTATTTAGGGCCAGTTTTATCCTTCACGAGGATTTTTTCTGGGttaatttttgcattaaaatggaCACTCACGACGTCCCCACAACACACTTTCAGTCAGTTTTTGAGTTCAAACCTGTGTTTTGAATTTGATGAAACTGGTCCCCATAAGGAACTATAACGTTGTGTGTGAAAGGTCCCCATGAAGCTGGTTTTAatccagatgtgtgtgtgagccGCACAGAGTTTGACTGAATTTGATGAAACTGGTCCCCATAAGGAACTATAACGTTGTGTGTGAAAGGTCCCCATGAAGCTGGTTTTAatccagatgtgtgtgtgagccATACAGAGTTTGACTGGACAGGAATACATGTTTTAGATGTAGTTGATTTGTCTCTCATTCTCAAACCATGTGGTATCTGTTTCAGATTTCTCTCTTGTGTTTCCATGTTCTAATATCTTGTCATTTTGAATGTTGTCTCTTACAGATGACCAGCGCTGCTGTTAATACCAGCACAGCGAGTAACTCTGATCCTTCTCTCCAGTCAGAGACTCAGATGGATGATGAATCTGCTCAAATCAACTCTCCTCAACAGGTAACGTTCACATTCATCACTAAAGATTTAGGTTTTTGTCATGGTTTAGTGATTTGTAAGCATATTTTGATGCGTATCTGGTGTAAATTAGTACATTAAACCACATTAAaccataaaaaattaaacatgtttttactGACATGTGTCCAGTAGATTAGTGGTAGTGGAGTATTTAGGGCCAGTTTTATCCTTCACGAGGATTTTTTTCTGGGttaatttttgcattaaaatggaCACTCACGACGTCCCCACAACACACTTTCAGTCAGTTTTTGAGTTCAAACCTGTGTTTTGAATTTGATGAAACTGGTCCCCATAAGGAACTATAACGTTGTGTGTGAAAGGTCCCCATGAAGCTGGTTTTAatccagatgtgtgtgtgagcgcacagAGTTTGACTGAATTTGATGAAACTGGTCCCCATAAGGAACTATAACGTTGTGTGTGAAAGGTCCCCATGAAGCTGGTTTTAatccagatgtgtgtgtgagccAGCACAGAGTTTGACTGGACAGGAATACATGTTTTAGATGTAGTTGATTTGTCTCTCATTCTCAAACCATGTGGTATCTGTTTCAGATTTCTCTCTTGTGTTTCCATGTTCTAATATCTTGTCATTTTGAATGTTGTCTCTTACAGATGACCAGCGCTGCTGTTAATACCAGCACAGCGAGTAACTCTGATCCTTCTCTCCAGTCAGAGACTCAGATGGATGATGAATCTGCTCAAATCAACTCTCCTCAACAGGTAATGCTCACATTCATCACTAAAGATTTAGGTTTTTGTCATGGTTTAGTGATTTGTAAGCATATTTTGATGCGTATCTGGTGTAAATTAGTAcattaaacaacattaaacatgTTTCTACGACATGTGTCCAGTAGATTAGTGGTAGTGGAGTATTTAGGGCCAGTTTTATCCTTCACGAGGATTTTTTCTGGGTTAATTGTTGCATTAAAATGGACACTCACGACGTCCCCACAACACACTTTCAGTCAGTGTTTGAGTTCAAACCTGTGTTTTGAATTTGATGAAACTGGTCCCCATAAGGAACTATAACGTTGTGTGTGAAAGGTCCCCATGAAGCTGGTTTTAatccagatgtgtgtgtgagcgccAGACAGAGTTTGACTGAATTTGATGAAACTGGTCCCCATAAGGAACTATAACGCTGTGTGTGAAAGGTCCCCATGAAGCCGGTTTTAATCCAGATGTGTGTGAGCAAGGTTTGTGGGCCaggaataattattataattgttttttttcttatgctttttattttttcatttcaaatactataataatgtaaaatactgttttttttctttttacagatTGTGATACAGCTCTgaaatgaaaatgacattttagtACCAAGACTGAGAAGGACTAAAAGTATCATGGTAAGTTCTCAAGTCGCAACAAGAGACTCAGtggctatgtttacatgcacaagttGGAGTTTTTCCCTCTTTTGCTcctctcttttaaatgttaaaatcctCGATAATTTGAAAGCGAAAGTTAAATGTGCACGCTGCAACGGGCATTCATAATTTGAGTTCATTATTATGGAAGCCTCGCTCTGCTCACTCTTTACATATGATTAAGGTGTTTGCATATGAAGGCTTTTCAGTCTGATTGAGCCGTCAGTCTGATTACTAATGGATTATTTGGTTGCATGTAAACGTAATCA is a genomic window of Xyrauchen texanus isolate HMW12.3.18 unplaced genomic scaffold, RBS_HiC_50CHRs HiC_scaffold_193, whole genome shotgun sequence containing:
- the LOC127641847 gene encoding clumping factor A-like, with translation MKKIDVNGKPHLCLFALDDIKEGEEIAYDYGGENYPWRTQMTSAAVNTSTASNSDPSLQSETQMDDESAQINSPQQMTSAAVNTSTASNSDPSLQSETQMDDESAQINSPQQMTSAAVNTSTASNSDPSLQSETQMDDESAQINSPQQIVIQL